A region of Lichenibacterium dinghuense DNA encodes the following proteins:
- a CDS encoding fatty acid desaturase produces MEPQARLPHPQRARGVEWPSVALCAGVYGGFGALTWWHASLPAPLVALGLAALLTLQASMQHEFIHGHPTRWRRLNRALAAVPLSLWLPFESYRRTHLVHHRDESLTDPFDDPESWYWSAEAWARLGPAGRGIVRFQTTLLGRLALGPAWIVARYLAGEARAVAAGARGARRIWLGHAAAAGGVAAWVFGFCGLSPAFYLLAVVYPSTSLLLLRSFAEHRAAEGVGERTAIVENAPVLGFLFLYNNLHAAHHERPLVPWYALPRLYRAERARLVEANRGLVYDGYGDVARRFLLVPHDAALHPDHREDAIPEVETLRRAAG; encoded by the coding sequence ATGGAGCCTCAGGCCCGCCTTCCCCATCCGCAGCGCGCCCGCGGCGTCGAATGGCCGTCGGTCGCGCTCTGCGCCGGCGTCTACGGCGGGTTCGGCGCGCTGACGTGGTGGCATGCGAGCCTGCCGGCGCCGCTCGTCGCGCTCGGCCTCGCCGCGCTCCTGACCCTGCAGGCCTCGATGCAGCACGAGTTCATCCATGGCCACCCGACGCGCTGGCGCCGGCTCAACCGCGCGCTGGCGGCCGTGCCGCTGTCGCTGTGGCTGCCCTTCGAGTCCTACCGGCGGACCCATCTCGTCCACCACCGCGACGAGTCGCTGACGGACCCGTTCGACGACCCCGAATCCTGGTACTGGTCGGCCGAGGCCTGGGCGCGGCTCGGGCCCGCCGGACGGGGCATCGTGCGCTTCCAGACGACGCTGCTCGGGCGCCTCGCCCTCGGCCCCGCCTGGATCGTGGCGCGCTACCTCGCGGGCGAGGCGCGGGCGGTGGCGGCGGGGGCGCGCGGCGCGCGGCGCATCTGGCTCGGCCACGCCGCGGCCGCGGGGGGCGTCGCCGCCTGGGTGTTCGGCTTCTGCGGCCTGAGCCCCGCCTTCTACCTCCTCGCCGTCGTGTATCCGTCGACGTCGCTGCTGCTGCTCCGCTCCTTCGCCGAGCACCGCGCCGCAGAGGGCGTCGGCGAGCGCACCGCGATCGTGGAGAACGCGCCCGTGCTGGGCTTCCTGTTCCTCTACAACAACCTCCACGCGGCCCACCACGAGCGCCCGCTCGTGCCCTGGTACGCGCTGCCGCGCCTGTACCGGGCCGAGCGCGCCCGGCTGGTGGAAGCGAACCGCGGCCTCGTCTACGACGGCTACGGCGACGTGGCACGGCGCTTCCTGCTCGTGCCGCACGACGCGGCGCTGCACCCCGACCATCGGGAAGACGCGATCCCGGAGGTCGAGACCCTACGCCGCGCCGCCGGCTAG
- the hutH gene encoding histidine ammonia-lyase — protein sequence MSPPLLLAPGAVPLAAWRDVYFGRAAALDPACRPAVERSAAVVDAIVAEGEPVYGINTGFGKLSTVRIAAGDLAALQRNIVLSHAAGVGAPLPAPVVRLVMALKVASLGQGASGLRWDTLALLDACLGRGLVPVIPSKGSVGASGDLAPLAHMTAALMGVGAFLIDGRAVEAGAALAAADLAPASLGPKEGLALLNGTQVSTALALAGLFEAERAFRAALVTGALATDAARGSDGPFDPRIHALRRHRGQTEVAAALRGLMAGSAIRDSHLVDDPRVQDPYCLRCQPQVMGACLDVLRGAAATLETEANGVSDNPLVFVDTGEVISGGNFHAEPVAFAADAIALAICEIGSVAERRVAMLVDPALSGLPAFLTPRPGLNSGFMIPQVTAAALVSENKQRAHPASVDSIPTSANQEDHVSMATHGARRLLGMARNAADVVGIELLAAAQGCDFHAPLRSSAPLERARALLRARVPALADDRHFAPDMAEAGALVSSGALAEAAGSNLLPSVEPAP from the coding sequence ATGAGCCCGCCCCTGCTCCTCGCGCCGGGCGCCGTGCCGCTCGCGGCGTGGCGCGACGTGTATTTCGGCCGCGCCGCCGCGCTCGACCCCGCCTGCCGCCCCGCCGTCGAGCGCTCGGCCGCCGTGGTGGACGCCATCGTGGCCGAGGGCGAGCCCGTCTACGGCATCAACACCGGCTTCGGGAAGCTGTCGACGGTGCGGATCGCGGCGGGCGACCTCGCCGCGCTCCAGCGCAACATCGTGCTGTCCCACGCGGCGGGCGTCGGCGCGCCCCTGCCCGCGCCCGTGGTGCGGCTCGTCATGGCGCTGAAGGTGGCGAGCCTCGGCCAGGGCGCCTCGGGCCTGCGGTGGGACACGCTGGCGCTGCTCGACGCCTGCCTCGGGCGCGGCCTCGTGCCGGTGATCCCGTCGAAGGGCTCGGTCGGCGCCTCGGGCGACCTCGCGCCCCTGGCCCACATGACGGCGGCGCTGATGGGCGTCGGCGCCTTTCTGATCGACGGCCGCGCCGTCGAGGCCGGCGCCGCCCTGGCGGCGGCCGATCTCGCCCCCGCCTCGCTCGGCCCCAAGGAGGGGCTGGCGCTGCTCAACGGCACGCAGGTGTCGACCGCGCTGGCGCTGGCGGGGCTGTTCGAGGCCGAGCGGGCGTTCCGGGCGGCGCTCGTCACCGGCGCGCTGGCGACCGACGCGGCCCGCGGCTCCGACGGCCCGTTCGACCCGCGCATCCACGCCCTGCGCCGCCACCGGGGCCAGACCGAGGTGGCGGCGGCGCTTCGCGGCCTGATGGCCGGCTCGGCCATCCGGGACTCGCACCTCGTCGACGACCCCCGCGTGCAGGACCCCTATTGCCTGCGCTGCCAGCCGCAGGTGATGGGCGCCTGCCTGGACGTGCTGCGCGGCGCGGCCGCCACGCTGGAGACCGAGGCCAACGGCGTGTCCGACAACCCGCTCGTCTTCGTCGACACGGGCGAGGTAATCTCCGGCGGCAACTTCCATGCCGAGCCGGTCGCCTTCGCGGCCGACGCGATCGCGCTCGCGATCTGCGAGATCGGCTCGGTCGCGGAGCGGCGGGTCGCCATGCTGGTCGACCCGGCGCTGTCCGGCCTGCCGGCCTTCCTCACGCCGCGGCCGGGGCTGAACTCCGGCTTCATGATCCCGCAGGTGACGGCGGCCGCGCTGGTGTCGGAGAACAAGCAGCGCGCCCATCCGGCCAGCGTCGACTCCATCCCGACCTCGGCCAACCAGGAGGACCACGTGTCCATGGCGACGCACGGCGCGCGGCGCCTGCTCGGCATGGCCCGCAACGCCGCGGACGTGGTCGGCATCGAGTTGCTGGCCGCCGCACAGGGCTGCGACTTCCACGCCCCGCTCCGCTCCAGCGCCCCCCTGGAGCGCGCCCGCGCCCTCCTCCGCGCCCGCGTCCCCGCCCTCGCCGACGACCGACACTTCGCCCCCGACATGGCGGAGGCGGGCGCGCTCGTGTCGTCGGGCGCGCTGGCCGAGGCCGCGGGCTCCAACCTCCTGCCCAGCGTGGAGCCCGCGCCGTGA
- a CDS encoding helix-turn-helix domain-containing protein yields MRPPVTNSASQARDDTVELFRRRLDVAMARAAASPAAFARLAGLDRSTLSQLMTDANPRLPRAETLVAIARAAHVSVDWLLGLSQREEVGAEIIEAMLQIAPSDHLPADDRFMAWLNEAEGYRIRTVPLALPDFLKTEAALRLEYAAAFRDAAPARLDAVRARLDFMRRPDQDVEVCVALQSLWALAAGQDTWHGMEAGARRDQLLHMAAIYEGAYPSLRLYLYDGREVYASPFTVFGSKRAVLFLGQSYLVLNGSDHIRMFARRFDDLIRRAAVQPHAVGEVIARLADEVR; encoded by the coding sequence ATGCGGCCTCCCGTCACCAACTCAGCCTCCCAAGCGCGGGACGACACCGTCGAGCTTTTCCGGCGCCGCCTGGACGTCGCCATGGCGCGGGCGGCGGCGAGCCCGGCCGCCTTCGCGCGACTGGCCGGCCTCGACCGCTCGACCCTGTCTCAGCTGATGACGGACGCGAACCCGCGCCTGCCCCGCGCCGAGACGCTGGTGGCGATCGCCCGGGCCGCGCACGTGTCGGTCGACTGGCTCCTGGGCCTCAGCCAGCGCGAGGAGGTCGGCGCGGAGATCATCGAGGCCATGCTGCAGATCGCCCCCTCGGACCACCTGCCGGCGGACGACCGCTTCATGGCGTGGTTGAACGAGGCCGAGGGCTACCGCATCCGCACGGTGCCGCTGGCGCTGCCCGACTTCCTGAAGACCGAGGCGGCGCTCCGCCTCGAATATGCGGCGGCCTTCCGCGACGCCGCGCCGGCGCGGCTCGACGCCGTGCGGGCGCGGCTCGACTTCATGCGCCGGCCCGACCAGGACGTGGAGGTCTGCGTCGCGCTGCAGTCGCTGTGGGCGCTCGCGGCCGGGCAGGACACGTGGCACGGCATGGAGGCCGGGGCGCGGCGCGACCAGCTGCTCCACATGGCGGCGATCTACGAGGGCGCCTACCCGAGCCTGCGGCTCTACCTCTACGACGGGCGCGAGGTCTACGCCTCGCCCTTCACGGTGTTCGGCTCGAAGCGCGCGGTGCTGTTCCTGGGCCAGTCCTACCTGGTGCTGAACGGCTCCGACCACATCCGCATGTTCGCCCGCCGGTTCGACGATCTCATCCGCCGCGCGGCCGTGCAGCCGCACGCGGTCGGGGAGGTCATCGCCAGGCTGGCCGACGAGGTGCGGTGA
- a CDS encoding HAL/PAL/TAL family ammonia-lyase — protein sequence MTVHVLGDAPLGLGAIEAAARPGVRLVLSEAARSRVAAARAVVERYAAGDEPVYGLNTGLGGNLGYRLTPQEVEAFQVQMVRGRSIGVGEPFPEPVARLMLLCRIVGLARGGSGLSPAVLDLLVAMFDAGITPVIPGRGSIGAADLGLCAHIGLAAIGRGEVFVGGSRRPAAEALAAAGLAPARLGPKDGLAILNSSAVCCGHAVAVLRDWADLALLSAAVAALSCEGYAANPRIFDARLAAARPARGQEGAAALFRALLDGSALHLPGAARSIQDALSFRTLAPVVGAALAAFAAAAESVETEVNAAADNPLVLADDGLILSTANFHTPGIALAFDALAIAGAHLATGTAWRAAKLLDPRLSGLPRYLSPVGGASTGFNSLGKTAAALHAEVRLRAAPASLDALPVSDGVEDHAPQTPLTVRKLAEQVEALRMLVAIEALVAAQAVDLRAPPHLAPVARVLHGAIRAAVPRLDEDRETGPDVDRITALLRGPDLVGALRGALGEVAAQTFDLRGEPA from the coding sequence GTGACGGTGCATGTTCTGGGCGACGCGCCCCTCGGCCTCGGCGCGATCGAGGCCGCCGCGCGGCCGGGCGTACGCTTGGTGCTGTCCGAGGCCGCCCGGTCTCGGGTCGCCGCGGCCCGCGCCGTGGTGGAGCGCTACGCCGCGGGCGACGAACCAGTCTACGGCCTCAACACCGGGCTCGGCGGCAACCTCGGCTACCGGCTGACGCCGCAGGAGGTCGAGGCCTTCCAGGTCCAGATGGTGCGGGGCCGCTCGATCGGGGTCGGCGAGCCCTTCCCCGAGCCGGTCGCCCGGCTCATGCTGCTGTGCCGGATCGTCGGCCTCGCGCGCGGCGGCTCCGGCCTCAGCCCCGCGGTGCTCGACCTCCTCGTCGCGATGTTCGACGCCGGCATCACGCCCGTCATCCCCGGCCGCGGCTCGATCGGCGCCGCCGACCTCGGGCTCTGCGCGCATATCGGCCTCGCCGCGATCGGGCGCGGCGAGGTCTTCGTCGGCGGCAGCCGCCGCCCGGCCGCCGAGGCCCTCGCGGCCGCCGGGCTCGCGCCGGCCCGCCTCGGCCCGAAGGACGGGCTCGCGATCCTCAACTCCAGCGCCGTGTGCTGCGGCCACGCCGTCGCGGTGCTGCGCGACTGGGCCGATCTCGCGCTCCTGTCGGCGGCCGTCGCGGCCCTGTCCTGCGAGGGCTACGCCGCCAACCCGCGGATCTTCGACGCCCGCCTCGCCGCCGCGCGGCCCGCGCGCGGGCAGGAGGGCGCCGCCGCCCTGTTCCGCGCGCTGCTCGACGGCAGCGCGCTGCACCTCCCCGGCGCGGCGCGCTCGATCCAGGACGCGCTGAGCTTCCGCACGCTCGCCCCGGTGGTCGGCGCCGCGCTCGCCGCCTTCGCGGCGGCGGCCGAGAGCGTCGAGACGGAGGTCAACGCGGCGGCCGACAACCCGCTGGTGCTGGCCGACGACGGGCTGATCCTGTCGACGGCCAACTTCCACACGCCGGGTATCGCGCTCGCCTTCGACGCGCTGGCGATCGCGGGCGCGCACCTCGCCACCGGCACCGCCTGGCGCGCCGCCAAGCTGCTCGACCCGCGCCTGAGCGGGCTGCCGCGCTACCTGTCGCCGGTCGGGGGCGCCTCGACGGGCTTCAACTCGCTCGGCAAGACGGCCGCCGCGCTCCACGCCGAGGTGCGGCTGCGCGCGGCGCCGGCGAGCCTCGACGCGCTCCCCGTGTCGGACGGCGTCGAGGACCACGCGCCGCAGACGCCGCTCACGGTGCGCAAGCTCGCCGAGCAGGTGGAGGCGCTGCGGATGCTGGTGGCGATCGAGGCCCTGGTGGCCGCGCAGGCGGTCGACCTCCGCGCGCCGCCGCACCTCGCCCCCGTGGCGCGGGTGCTGCACGGGGCGATCCGCGCCGCGGTGCCGCGCCTCGACGAGGACCGCGAGACGGGCCCGGACGTCGACCGGATCACGGCCCTGCTGCGCGGGCCGGACCTCGTCGGCGCCCTGCGGGGAGCGCTGGGCGAGGTCGCCGCGCAGACCTTCGACCTGCGGGGCGAGCCGGCCTGA
- a CDS encoding LysR family transcriptional regulator: protein MPYDGRLLSGVTVLMAVVEAGSMSRAAEALGLSSSGVGRAVARLEARVGVRLLERTTRTLTLTDEGRRFHDEVGPHLDGIAQAAQTAAGSAGAVRGRLRVNVDPFFSRVVLAGQVATFLSRHPEVRVELVMRDAVGDLVADGFDLALRFGDPPVGSLVARKLVETRVLTVAAPGYLATRGVPRRPDEVGEHDCIGFYDAANARAFDWEFRRGAEVVAVEVRPRLVVSDVGAMLGACEAGAGIAQILRLGTRGSIDAGRLTPVLTDWSDELFPLYALFPSRHHRAAKVRAFVDFCVEVLNERGEA from the coding sequence ATGCCCTACGACGGCCGCCTCCTGTCCGGCGTGACGGTGTTGATGGCCGTCGTCGAGGCCGGCTCCATGTCCCGGGCCGCCGAGGCGCTCGGCCTGTCGTCGTCCGGCGTCGGCCGGGCGGTGGCGCGGCTCGAAGCGCGGGTCGGCGTGCGGCTGCTGGAGCGCACCACGCGGACGCTGACCCTGACCGACGAGGGCCGGCGCTTCCACGACGAGGTCGGCCCCCACCTCGACGGCATCGCGCAGGCCGCCCAGACCGCGGCGGGCTCGGCCGGCGCGGTGCGGGGCCGGCTCCGCGTCAACGTCGACCCGTTCTTCTCGCGCGTGGTCCTCGCGGGCCAGGTCGCGACCTTCCTGTCCCGCCATCCCGAGGTGCGGGTCGAGCTCGTCATGCGCGACGCCGTCGGCGACCTCGTCGCGGACGGCTTCGACCTCGCGCTGCGGTTCGGCGATCCGCCGGTCGGCTCCCTCGTCGCCCGCAAGCTCGTCGAGACGCGCGTGCTCACCGTCGCGGCGCCGGGCTACCTGGCAACGAGGGGCGTGCCGCGCCGCCCGGACGAGGTCGGCGAACACGACTGCATCGGCTTCTACGACGCCGCCAACGCCCGCGCCTTCGACTGGGAGTTCCGCCGCGGCGCGGAGGTGGTCGCCGTCGAGGTGCGGCCGCGGCTCGTGGTGTCCGACGTCGGTGCCATGCTCGGGGCCTGCGAGGCGGGCGCGGGCATCGCCCAGATCCTGCGCCTTGGCACGCGCGGGTCGATCGACGCGGGGCGGCTCACGCCCGTCCTCACCGACTGGTCGGACGAGCTCTTCCCCCTCTACGCCCTGTTCCCGTCCCGCCACCACCGGGCCGCCAAGGTGCGGGCCTTCGTGGACTTCTGCGTCGAGGTGCTGAACGAGCGCGGGGAAGCGTGA
- a CDS encoding phosphate/phosphite/phosphonate ABC transporter substrate-binding protein, translating into MPTGPLGSGPLAANARMYAATPDAAAAWAALFARVAARSGVALDLLAHPPPAPMAALWARPDLGAAFMCGRPWTRAEPRPIALVAPVPSPARYGGLPRYCTDIAVRADGPFRTLADTFGGRIGYAIEESHSGYNALRHHLLPHRTALRPRLYAGSVGPLLTPRGVVEALLDGRIDAGPIDGYSLDLMRRDPADPSHRLRVVASTDFAPIPMLVASPGVPAAAVARLREAFLAVATDTEAAGLRERLLLSGFAPVDPAAYDVLTAWDRDAVAAGYSEPG; encoded by the coding sequence GTGCCGACCGGCCCCCTCGGCTCGGGACCCCTCGCCGCCAACGCCCGCATGTATGCGGCGACGCCCGACGCGGCCGCAGCCTGGGCCGCGCTTTTCGCCCGCGTCGCGGCGCGCAGCGGCGTCGCGCTCGACCTCCTGGCGCATCCCCCGCCGGCCCCGATGGCGGCGCTGTGGGCGAGGCCCGACCTCGGTGCGGCCTTCATGTGCGGCCGGCCCTGGACCCGCGCCGAGCCCCGGCCGATCGCCCTCGTCGCGCCCGTGCCCTCGCCCGCGCGCTACGGCGGCCTGCCGCGCTACTGCACCGACATCGCGGTGCGGGCGGACGGCCCGTTCCGCACGCTCGCGGACACGTTCGGCGGGCGGATCGGCTACGCGATCGAGGAATCGCACTCCGGCTACAACGCCCTGCGCCACCACCTGCTGCCCCATCGCACGGCGTTGCGTCCGCGCCTCTACGCGGGCAGCGTCGGCCCGCTGCTGACGCCGCGCGGCGTGGTCGAGGCGCTGCTCGACGGGCGGATCGACGCCGGCCCGATCGACGGCTACAGCCTCGACCTGATGCGGCGCGACCCGGCCGACCCGTCGCACCGGCTGCGCGTCGTCGCCTCGACGGACTTCGCCCCGATCCCGATGCTGGTGGCCTCGCCGGGGGTGCCGGCCGCCGCGGTCGCGCGGCTGCGCGAGGCGTTCCTGGCCGTCGCGACGGACACGGAGGCGGCAGGCCTCCGCGAGCGGCTGCTGCTTTCGGGCTTCGCGCCCGTCGACCCCGCCGCCTACGACGTCTTGACGGCGTGGGATCGGGACGCGGTCGCGGCAGGATATTCGGAGCCGGGGTGA
- a CDS encoding formimidoylglutamate deiminase — MAAIHFDLLLTPAGWRRDVSVAVEGGRVAALEPGRVPGAETHRIGVPGLPNIHSHAFQRGMAGLAETRGPGADSFWSWRDTMYRFALAMTPEDAEAVAAQGYAEMLESGFTRVGEFHYLHHDRDGRPYADPAEMAQRIAAAAAETGIGLTLLPVFYARAGFDGAPAGPEQRRFASTLDGYARLLEASGRALRGLDGANLGVAPHSLRAASPDELRAVAGLAEGRPVHIHVAEQEQEVADCVAQRGARPVEWLLDHAPVDGRWCLVHATHMTDAESGAMARSGAVAGLCPVTEADLGDGTFDATHFLAAGGRFGVGTDSNVAIDPAGELRQLEYSQRLARRARNVLAPPGGSTGAALFDAALAGGGAALGQGASGVAVGAPADLVSLDADHPALAGHGPGTVLDAWIFGAGRALVDCVWVRGEKRVEGGRHVARAAVRRRYAAAMARLAGGAA; from the coding sequence ATGGCCGCGATCCACTTCGACCTCCTGCTGACCCCCGCGGGCTGGCGGCGCGACGTCAGCGTGGCGGTCGAGGGCGGGCGCGTCGCGGCGCTGGAGCCCGGCCGCGTGCCGGGCGCGGAGACGCACCGCATCGGCGTGCCGGGCCTGCCAAATATCCATTCCCACGCGTTCCAGCGCGGCATGGCGGGCCTGGCCGAGACCCGCGGTCCCGGCGCGGACAGCTTCTGGAGCTGGCGGGACACCATGTACCGCTTCGCCCTGGCGATGACGCCCGAGGACGCCGAGGCCGTGGCGGCGCAGGGCTACGCCGAGATGCTGGAATCGGGCTTCACCCGCGTCGGCGAGTTCCACTACCTGCACCACGACCGGGACGGGCGGCCCTACGCCGACCCCGCCGAGATGGCGCAAAGGATCGCCGCGGCGGCGGCCGAGACCGGGATCGGGCTCACGCTGCTGCCCGTGTTCTACGCCCGCGCGGGTTTCGACGGCGCGCCGGCCGGCCCCGAACAGCGGCGCTTCGCCTCGACGCTCGACGGCTACGCGCGGCTGCTGGAGGCGAGCGGGCGCGCGCTCCGCGGCCTCGACGGCGCGAACCTCGGCGTCGCCCCCCACAGCCTGCGCGCGGCTTCGCCGGACGAACTCCGCGCCGTGGCGGGGCTGGCGGAGGGCCGCCCGGTGCACATCCACGTCGCCGAGCAGGAGCAGGAGGTGGCTGACTGCGTCGCGCAGCGCGGTGCGCGGCCGGTCGAATGGCTGCTCGACCACGCCCCGGTCGACGGGCGCTGGTGCCTCGTCCACGCGACGCACATGACCGACGCCGAGTCCGGCGCGATGGCGCGGTCGGGCGCCGTGGCGGGGCTCTGCCCGGTGACGGAGGCCGACCTCGGCGACGGCACCTTCGACGCCACGCACTTCCTCGCGGCGGGCGGGCGCTTCGGCGTCGGCACCGACTCCAACGTGGCGATCGACCCGGCGGGCGAGCTGCGCCAGCTCGAATATTCGCAGCGGCTGGCGCGCCGGGCCCGCAACGTCCTGGCGCCGCCGGGCGGTTCGACCGGAGCCGCCCTGTTCGACGCCGCGCTGGCGGGCGGGGGCGCGGCGCTGGGGCAGGGCGCCTCCGGCGTCGCGGTCGGCGCGCCGGCCGATCTCGTCTCGCTCGACGCGGACCACCCGGCGCTCGCCGGCCACGGGCCCGGCACGGTGCTCGACGCCTGGATCTTCGGCGCCGGCCGGGCGCTCGTCGATTGCGTGTGGGTGCGCGGAGAAAAACGCGTCGAGGGCGGGCGGCACGTCGCGCGGGCGGCGGTGCGGCGGCGCTACGCCGCCGCGATGGCGCGCCTAGCCGGCGGCGCGGCGTAG
- the hutI gene encoding imidazolonepropionase produces MAATLFRRARLATLADPAGGLGLVDDGAVLVRGGRIAFAGPAADLPADAASGAEPVDCGGRLVTPGLIDCHTHLVHGGERSNEFEMRLAGAAYEDIARAGGGIVSSVRATRAASDDSLLQGALARLDRLIAEGVTTVEVKSGYGLDLPTEARMLRAARRLGAERDVAVVTSFLGAHALPPEARGDRGAYVDRVAGEMLPALHAEGLVDAVDGFCEGIAFSPAEIGRVFDAARRLGLPVKLHADQLSDLGGAALAARHRALSADHLEHCSEAGAAALAEAGTVAVLLPGACYFLREERRPPVGAFRRHGTRMAVATDYNPGTSPLTSLLMAANMAATLFRLTVAESLAGITREAARALGLLGDRGTLVAGKWADLAIWDVEHPAELLCRMGFNPLHRRVRRGVPS; encoded by the coding sequence ATGGCCGCCACCCTCTTCCGCCGCGCCCGCCTCGCCACCCTGGCCGACCCCGCGGGCGGCCTCGGCCTCGTCGACGACGGCGCCGTGCTGGTCCGGGGCGGGCGCATCGCCTTCGCCGGGCCGGCCGCGGACCTGCCGGCCGACGCCGCCTCCGGCGCCGAGCCGGTGGACTGTGGCGGCCGCCTCGTCACCCCCGGCCTGATCGACTGCCACACCCACCTGGTCCACGGCGGCGAGCGCTCGAACGAGTTCGAGATGCGCCTCGCCGGCGCCGCCTACGAGGACATCGCCCGCGCGGGCGGCGGCATCGTGTCCTCGGTCCGGGCGACGCGGGCCGCCTCCGACGACAGTCTGTTGCAGGGGGCCCTCGCGCGGCTCGACCGGCTGATCGCCGAGGGCGTCACGACGGTCGAGGTGAAGTCCGGCTACGGGCTCGACCTTCCTACCGAGGCGCGCATGCTCCGCGCCGCGCGCCGGCTCGGCGCCGAGCGGGACGTCGCGGTGGTCACGAGCTTCCTCGGCGCCCACGCCCTGCCCCCGGAGGCGCGCGGCGACCGGGGCGCCTACGTCGACCGCGTCGCCGGGGAGATGCTGCCGGCGCTCCACGCCGAGGGGCTCGTCGACGCGGTGGACGGGTTCTGCGAGGGCATCGCCTTCTCGCCCGCCGAGATCGGCCGAGTGTTCGACGCGGCGCGGCGGCTCGGCCTGCCGGTGAAGCTGCACGCCGACCAGCTTTCCGACCTCGGCGGCGCGGCGCTCGCGGCGCGCCACCGCGCCCTGTCGGCCGACCACCTCGAACACTGCTCGGAGGCGGGCGCCGCCGCGCTGGCGGAGGCCGGCACAGTGGCGGTGCTGCTGCCCGGCGCCTGCTATTTCCTGCGCGAGGAGCGCCGCCCGCCCGTCGGCGCCTTTCGCCGCCACGGCACCCGCATGGCGGTGGCGACAGACTACAACCCCGGCACCTCGCCGCTCACCTCGCTGCTGATGGCCGCCAACATGGCGGCGACGCTGTTCCGGCTGACCGTCGCGGAAAGCCTGGCCGGCATCACGCGCGAGGCCGCCCGGGCGCTGGGTCTCCTCGGCGACCGCGGCACGCTCGTGGCCGGAAAGTGGGCCGACCTCGCGATCTGGGATGTCGAGCACCCGGCCGAGCTCCTGTGCCGCATGGGCTTCAACCCGCTCCACCGCCGGGTCCGGCGCGGGGTGCCGTCATGA
- a CDS encoding aldo/keto reductase, whose protein sequence is MQTITMQGVSIPRLGFGTFRMPGGDCQPVVESALALGYRHIDTAAMYENEAAVGAAIAAAALPREDVFVTTKVWHDGLGSRDAILRAFDASLAKLALDHVDLYMVHWPSKDMDMGVVLETLTELRERGRTRAIGVCNFNMPTMRRAIEDVGAPIAALQVEYHPFLDQSAMLAYLRGRGIPLTAYAPLAQGRAAEDATLKQIGDKHGVSAAQAAIAWLLDQDGVIAIPKAQRAESQRANLAALEVRLDDEDRAAIAALPKDQRFVRPPFAPDWDARTL, encoded by the coding sequence ATGCAGACCATCACCATGCAGGGCGTCAGCATCCCGCGCCTCGGCTTCGGGACCTTCCGGATGCCGGGCGGCGACTGCCAGCCGGTGGTCGAGAGCGCGCTCGCGCTCGGCTACCGCCACATCGACACGGCCGCGATGTACGAGAACGAGGCCGCGGTCGGGGCCGCGATCGCCGCCGCGGCGCTCCCGCGCGAGGACGTCTTCGTGACCACCAAGGTGTGGCACGACGGGCTCGGCAGCCGCGACGCGATCCTGCGCGCCTTCGACGCCAGCCTCGCCAAGCTCGCGCTCGATCACGTCGACCTCTACATGGTGCACTGGCCGTCGAAGGACATGGACATGGGGGTCGTCCTGGAGACCCTGACGGAGCTGCGCGAGCGGGGCCGGACGCGGGCGATCGGCGTGTGCAACTTCAACATGCCGACGATGCGCCGGGCGATCGAGGACGTCGGGGCGCCGATCGCCGCGCTCCAGGTCGAGTACCACCCCTTCCTCGACCAGTCGGCGATGCTGGCCTACCTGCGCGGGCGCGGCATCCCGCTCACCGCCTACGCGCCGCTGGCGCAGGGCCGCGCCGCCGAGGACGCGACGCTGAAGCAGATCGGCGACAAGCACGGCGTCAGCGCCGCGCAGGCCGCGATCGCCTGGCTGCTGGACCAGGACGGGGTGATCGCCATCCCGAAAGCGCAGCGCGCGGAAAGCCAGCGCGCCAACCTCGCGGCGTTGGAGGTGCGCCTCGACGACGAGGACCGCGCCGCCATCGCGGCGCTGCCCAAGGACCAGCGCTTCGTCCGGCCGCCCTTCGCGCCGGACTGGGACGCGCGGACGCTCTGA